In Streptomyces sp. SN-593, a single genomic region encodes these proteins:
- a CDS encoding long-chain-fatty-acid--CoA ligase has translation MYLTQSLHRAVRQSPDVPFTVFNGRAHTARQTYDVVSRLAGGLRGLGVRKDDRVGLLSLNTDRFCQIALATAWADAAVVPLNTRWSATEHAYAVDDAEASVLFVDDAFLPMVAELRAKAPGLRTLVHCGDAPTPEGLVPLSDLLAAEPVEDAHRQGDAMAGIFYTGGTTGLPKGVMLGHRQLYVTALGTLLHTRLPRGGASILAAPAFHLAGFAFWIVGMMADMTTVPVALFDPVGILRTVQEHRARQTLLVPAMIQAIVSHPEAGAYDLSSLELLAYGASPISETLLTRARAAFPSAQFLQVYGMTELSPSTTLLQDADHDDPVLRRSVGQAAPYARVRIVDEKGTEVPPGTIGEIVAAGDHVMLGYWKKPAETAEAVRDGWMHTGDVGYMDERGYVFVVDRLKDMIVSGGENVYSTEVENVVAKHPAVAQVAVIGLPDDRWGERVHAVVTLAPGATLTLEELSEFCRREIAGYKCPRSLESVDQFPMSGAGKILKRELRASVRSGTGTPARG, from the coding sequence ATGTACCTCACCCAATCGCTGCACCGAGCCGTGCGCCAGTCGCCCGACGTGCCGTTCACCGTGTTCAACGGGCGCGCCCACACCGCCCGCCAGACCTACGACGTGGTCTCCCGCCTCGCCGGCGGCCTGCGCGGGCTGGGCGTGCGCAAGGACGACCGGGTGGGCCTGCTGTCGCTCAACACGGACCGGTTCTGCCAGATCGCGCTCGCCACCGCGTGGGCGGACGCGGCCGTCGTGCCGCTCAACACCCGCTGGAGCGCCACGGAGCACGCCTACGCGGTGGACGACGCCGAGGCGTCCGTGCTTTTCGTCGACGACGCGTTCCTGCCGATGGTCGCGGAGCTGCGGGCCAAGGCCCCCGGTCTGCGCACCCTCGTGCACTGCGGCGACGCCCCCACCCCCGAGGGCCTGGTGCCGCTGTCCGACCTGCTGGCCGCCGAGCCGGTCGAGGACGCGCACCGGCAGGGCGACGCGATGGCCGGCATCTTCTACACCGGCGGCACCACCGGCCTGCCCAAGGGCGTCATGCTGGGACACCGCCAGCTCTACGTCACGGCCCTGGGCACGCTGCTGCACACCAGGCTCCCGCGCGGCGGCGCCTCCATCCTCGCCGCGCCCGCCTTCCACCTGGCCGGGTTCGCGTTCTGGATCGTCGGCATGATGGCGGACATGACCACGGTGCCGGTGGCCCTGTTCGACCCGGTCGGGATCCTGCGCACCGTCCAGGAGCACCGCGCCAGGCAGACCCTGCTGGTGCCGGCGATGATCCAGGCGATCGTCAGCCACCCCGAGGCGGGCGCGTACGACCTGAGCAGCCTGGAACTGCTCGCCTACGGCGCCTCCCCGATCTCCGAGACGCTGCTGACCCGCGCCCGCGCGGCCTTCCCGTCCGCGCAGTTCCTCCAGGTGTACGGCATGACCGAGCTGTCGCCCTCCACCACCCTCCTCCAGGACGCGGACCACGACGACCCGGTGCTGCGCCGGTCGGTCGGTCAGGCCGCGCCGTACGCCCGGGTGCGGATCGTGGACGAGAAGGGCACCGAGGTGCCGCCCGGCACGATCGGCGAGATCGTCGCGGCCGGCGACCACGTGATGCTGGGCTACTGGAAGAAGCCGGCGGAGACCGCGGAGGCGGTCCGGGACGGCTGGATGCACACCGGCGACGTCGGCTACATGGACGAGCGCGGCTACGTGTTCGTCGTCGACCGGCTCAAGGACATGATCGTCAGCGGCGGCGAGAACGTGTACTCGACCGAGGTCGAGAACGTCGTCGCCAAGCACCCCGCGGTCGCCCAGGTCGCCGTGATCGGCCTGCCCGACGACAGGTGGGGGGAGCGGGTGCACGCCGTGGTCACCCTGGCGCCCGGTGCGACGCTCACCCTGGAGGAACTGTCGGAGTTCTGCCGGCGGGAGATCGCCGGCTACAAGTGCCCGCGCAGCCTGGAGAGCGTGGACCAGTTCCCGATGTCGGGGGCCGGCAAGATCCTCAAGCGCGAGCTGCGCGCGTCCGTCAGGTCCGGTACCGGCACGCCCGCGCGGGGCTGA